The following proteins are encoded in a genomic region of Mycobacterium kiyosense:
- the qcrC gene encoding cytochrome bc1 complex cytochrome c subunit, whose translation MKRLGFTRSGRRPGQPEKRRDDRSRRRLRRRLSGALLLLIALTIAGGLAAVLTPTPQVAVADESGLAQLRSGQQLYETSCVSCHGANLQGVPDHGPSLIGVGDAAVYFQVSTGRMPAMRGEAQAQRKEPIFDEHQIDAIGAYVQAYGGGGPTVLRNPDGSLQMASLRGSDLGRGGDLFRLNCASCHNFTGKGGALSSGKFAPDLGPANEQQILTAMLTGPQNMPKFSDRQLSLESKKDIIAYVRTVAEERTPGGYGLGGFGPAPEGMAMWIIGMVGAISLALWIGARS comes from the coding sequence TTGAAGAGACTGGGATTCACCCGATCCGGCCGGCGGCCCGGCCAGCCGGAAAAGCGGCGCGACGATCGCTCGCGGCGGCGCCTTCGCCGTCGGCTGTCGGGTGCGTTGCTGCTGCTGATCGCTCTGACCATCGCCGGCGGGTTGGCGGCGGTGCTGACCCCGACCCCCCAGGTGGCGGTGGCCGACGAGTCGGGCCTGGCCCAACTGCGAAGCGGCCAGCAGCTTTACGAGACCTCCTGCGTGTCCTGCCACGGCGCCAACCTGCAGGGTGTGCCGGACCACGGGCCCAGCCTGATCGGTGTCGGCGACGCCGCCGTCTACTTCCAGGTGTCGACCGGCCGGATGCCCGCCATGCGCGGTGAAGCCCAGGCGCAGCGCAAGGAACCGATCTTCGACGAACACCAGATCGACGCGATCGGCGCCTACGTGCAGGCCTACGGTGGCGGCGGCCCGACCGTGCTGCGCAACCCCGACGGCAGCCTGCAGATGGCGTCGCTGCGCGGGTCCGACCTCGGCCGCGGCGGCGACCTGTTCCGGTTGAACTGCGCCTCCTGCCACAACTTCACCGGCAAGGGCGGCGCGCTGTCCTCCGGCAAGTTTGCACCCGACCTCGGTCCCGCCAACGAGCAGCAGATCCTGACCGCGATGCTGACCGGCCCGCAGAACATGCCGAAGTTCTCCGACCGTCAGCTCTCGTTGGAGTCGAAGAAGGACATCATCGCCTACGTGCGCACCGTCGCCGAGGAGCGCACCCCGGGCGGCTACGGCCTGGGCGGATTCGGACCCGCACCCGAGGGCATGGCGATGTGGATCATCGGCATGGTCGGCGCCATCTCGCTGGCACTGTGGATTGGGGCGCGCTCATGA
- a CDS encoding hypothetical protein (frameshifted, deletion at around 2531992) has protein sequence MFAAERGDVFGLRRWYVITFLMGLFFILGQAYEYYHLATHGTTIPGSAYGSVFYLATGFHGLHVTGGLIAFIFLLVRTTMSKFTPAQATASIVVSYYWHFVDIVWIALFTVIYFIR, from the coding sequence GTGTTCGCGGCCGAACGCGGCGACGTCTTCGGACTGCGCCGCTGGTACGTGATCACGTTCCTGATGGGCCTGTTCTTCATCCTCGGTCAGGCCTACGAGTACTACCACCTGGCCACCCACGGCACGACCATTCCCGGCAGCGCCTACGGCAGCGTGTTCTACCTGGCGACCGGGTTCCACGGACTGCACGTCACCGGCGGTCTGATCGCCTTCATCTTCCTGCTGGTGCGCACCACCATGAGTAAGTTCACCCCGGCGCAGGCCACCGCGAGCATCGTCGTGTCGTACTACTGGCACTTCGTCGACATCGTGTGGATTGCGCTGTTCACGGTGATCTATTTCATCCGCTAA
- a CDS encoding hypothetical protein (frameshifted, deletion at around 2531992), translating to MWLSSELMFFAGLFAFYFTARAQAGGNWPPPPTELNLYQAVPVTLVLIASSFTCQMGCSRPNAATSSDCAAGT from the coding sequence GTGTGGCTGTCAAGCGAGCTCATGTTCTTTGCTGGCCTGTTCGCGTTCTACTTCACGGCGCGAGCGCAGGCCGGCGGGAACTGGCCGCCGCCGCCGACGGAGCTGAACCTGTACCAGGCCGTGCCGGTGACGCTGGTGTTGATCGCCTCGTCGTTCACCTGCCAGATGGGGTGTTCGCGGCCGAACGCGGCGACGTCTTCGGACTGCGCCGCTGGTACGTGA
- a CDS encoding putative endopeptidase: MRLDCRHSIARAIKRSAIGSLASFVVLSGITAGIAMADPAQDAVAKLNELSRQAEQTTEAMHSAQLDLNEKLAAQRAAESKLNEAQTAVQASKARLAALQNTVNKVAAAVYMGGRTNGLDAILTAESPQLLIDGLAVQRVMAGQMSAQMASFKAANAEATKAEQAAAKSAADAKAAAEQAAAVRANLQHKQSQLQVQIAVVKSQYAALTPDQRTALAQPGPVPQGAPGAPGAPGPEALPPGAPPAPEGAPAPEAPAPGGAGGVTGAPFTAPEGGSGDRAMVVQAALTQIGSPYVWGGAAPGGFDCSGLVMWAFQQAGISLPHSSQALAHGGQPVSLGELQPGDVLTFYSDASHAGIYVGDGMMIHSSTYGQPVRVVPMDSSGPIYDARRY, encoded by the coding sequence TTGAGGCTCGACTGTAGGCATTCGATCGCGCGCGCAATCAAGCGGTCCGCCATCGGTTCGTTAGCGAGCTTCGTCGTGTTGTCCGGCATCACCGCGGGTATTGCGATGGCCGATCCCGCCCAGGACGCAGTGGCGAAGCTGAACGAGCTTTCCCGGCAGGCCGAGCAGACCACCGAAGCGATGCACAGCGCGCAGCTCGACTTGAACGAAAAGCTGGCCGCCCAGCGGGCCGCCGAGAGCAAACTGAACGAAGCCCAAACCGCCGTGCAGGCGTCGAAGGCCCGATTGGCCGCGCTGCAGAACACGGTCAACAAGGTCGCCGCCGCGGTCTACATGGGCGGCCGGACCAACGGTCTGGATGCCATCTTGACCGCGGAGTCGCCGCAGCTGCTGATCGACGGGCTGGCGGTGCAGCGGGTGATGGCGGGTCAGATGTCAGCGCAGATGGCCAGCTTCAAGGCCGCGAACGCAGAGGCCACCAAGGCTGAGCAGGCCGCCGCCAAGTCGGCCGCGGACGCCAAGGCCGCCGCCGAGCAAGCCGCGGCGGTGCGGGCCAACCTGCAACACAAGCAGAGTCAGCTGCAGGTGCAGATCGCCGTGGTCAAGTCGCAGTACGCGGCGCTGACACCGGACCAGCGCACCGCGCTGGCCCAGCCCGGCCCGGTTCCGCAAGGGGCTCCGGGCGCGCCGGGCGCTCCCGGTCCCGAGGCGTTGCCGCCGGGTGCGCCGCCCGCGCCGGAGGGCGCGCCGGCTCCCGAGGCTCCCGCTCCCGGTGGCGCCGGCGGGGTGACCGGAGCGCCGTTCACCGCACCCGAGGGTGGCAGCGGTGATCGCGCGATGGTGGTGCAAGCCGCGTTGACGCAGATCGGCTCGCCCTACGTGTGGGGCGGCGCCGCGCCCGGTGGCTTCGACTGCTCGGGATTGGTGATGTGGGCTTTCCAGCAGGCCGGCATCTCGCTGCCGCACTCCAGCCAGGCGCTGGCCCACGGTGGGCAGCCGGTGTCGCTCGGCGAGCTGCAGCCCGGAGACGTGCTGACCTTCTACTCCGACGCATCGCACGCCGGCATCTACGTCGGTGACGGAATGATGATCCATTCCTCCACCTACGGCCAGCCGGTTCGCGTGGTGCCGATGGACTCCTCCGGCCCGATCTACGACGCGCGCCGCTACTGA
- the pimB gene encoding GDP-mannose-dependent alpha-(1-6)-phosphatidylinositol monomannoside mannosyltransferase: MSRVLLVTNDFPPRRGGIQSYLGEFVGRLVESGAHTVTVYAPKWKGDNAFDGSAGYRVVRHPSTLMLPVPSVDTRMRRLIEEHHIDTVWFGAAAPLALLAPRARQAGATRVLASTHGHEVGWSMLPVARSVLRRIGDATDVVTFVSRYTRSRFAPAFGPGASLEYLPPGVDSDRFRPDPAARAELRSRYRIGQRPTVVCVSRLVPRKGQDMLIKALPSIRRRVRDAALVIVGGGPYLETLRRLARDSGVAEHVTFTGGVPAEELPAHHAMADVFAMPCRTRGAGMDVEGLGIVFLEASATGVPVIAGDSGGAPEAVQHNKTGLVVDGNSVAQVADAVAGLLTDPDRAAAMGAAGRDWVMTQWRWDTLAARLAELLRGEAAGQSFW, translated from the coding sequence GTGAGCCGGGTCCTGCTGGTAACCAACGACTTTCCCCCGCGCCGCGGCGGCATCCAGTCCTACCTGGGGGAATTCGTCGGCCGGCTGGTCGAGTCGGGAGCACACACCGTCACCGTGTATGCGCCGAAGTGGAAGGGCGACAACGCTTTCGACGGATCCGCCGGCTACCGGGTGGTGCGCCATCCCAGCACGCTGATGTTGCCCGTCCCGTCGGTCGACACCAGGATGCGCCGACTGATCGAAGAGCACCACATCGACACGGTCTGGTTCGGGGCCGCCGCGCCACTGGCGCTGTTGGCGCCGCGGGCCCGCCAAGCCGGCGCCACCAGGGTGCTGGCCAGTACCCACGGGCACGAAGTGGGGTGGTCGATGCTTCCGGTGGCGCGATCGGTGCTGCGCCGCATCGGTGACGCAACCGACGTGGTGACATTCGTGAGCCGCTACACCCGGTCCCGGTTCGCCCCCGCCTTCGGGCCGGGCGCGTCGCTGGAGTACCTGCCGCCCGGCGTGGACAGCGACCGGTTCCGGCCCGACCCTGCCGCCCGCGCCGAACTGCGCAGCCGGTACCGGATCGGTCAGCGGCCGACGGTGGTATGCGTGTCGCGACTTGTCCCGCGCAAGGGGCAGGACATGCTGATCAAGGCGCTGCCGTCGATTCGGCGCCGGGTCCGGGACGCCGCGCTGGTGATCGTCGGAGGCGGCCCCTACCTCGAGACATTGCGCAGGCTGGCGCGCGACAGCGGCGTCGCCGAGCATGTGACGTTCACCGGCGGTGTGCCAGCCGAGGAGCTGCCCGCCCATCATGCGATGGCCGACGTGTTCGCGATGCCGTGCCGCACCCGCGGCGCCGGGATGGACGTCGAAGGCCTCGGGATCGTGTTCCTGGAGGCATCGGCCACCGGTGTTCCGGTGATCGCCGGCGACTCCGGCGGGGCTCCGGAAGCCGTGCAGCACAACAAAACTGGCCTGGTGGTAGATGGCAATTCGGTGGCTCAGGTCGCCGATGCGGTCGCCGGGTTGCTGACCGATCCGGACCGGGCGGCGGCGATGGGCGCGGCCGGCCGGGACTGGGTGATGACGCAGTGGCGCTGGGACACGTTGGCGGCCCGGCTCGCCGAACTGCTGCGCGGCGAGGCGGCTGGTCAGTCCTTCTGGTAG
- the fadD15 gene encoding long-chain-fatty-acid--CoA ligase FadD15: MRQYSVPARFTVDEHDNVAAVVFEHERDDPDYVIYQRQVDSAWTDVTCAEAAAQIRSVALGLIGLGVQAGDRVSIFSATRYEWAILDLAVLAIGGVIVPIYETSSAEQVRWVLQNSEAVLAFAETDAHAAIVTQLTGELPALRRVLHIDGSGPKAIDVLVEAGESVDPGELTARQEALRCDHPATLIYTSGTTGRPKGCQLTHSNLLHEIRGTRECLPTLLCEGQKLLVFLPLAHVLARALTLSAFTSKVTVGFTSDIKNLLPMFAVFKPTVVVSVPRVFEKVYNTAEQNAFNDGKGPIFKAAAKAAVDWSRALDEGKPGPVLRAKHALFDRLVYHKLRTALGGECRAAVSGGAPLGARLGHFYRGVGLTIYEGYGLTETSAAITVNQINGLKIGTVGKLVPGNSLKLAEDKEVLVRGGVVFGGYWHNEQATEEAFSDGWFHTGDLGSVDEDGFVSIVGRKKELIVTAGGKNVAPAVLEDQLRAHALISQAMVVGDNKPFIGALITIDPEAFDSWKSHHHKAVGATVGELATDPDLVAEVEAAIKQANLQVSHAEAIRKFRILPVDFTEESGELTPTMKVKRNVVAEKFASEIEAIYQKD, from the coding sequence GTGCGTCAGTACAGTGTCCCGGCCCGCTTCACCGTCGACGAGCACGACAACGTCGCCGCCGTGGTATTCGAACACGAACGCGACGATCCCGACTACGTGATCTATCAACGTCAGGTAGACAGCGCCTGGACCGACGTCACCTGTGCCGAGGCCGCGGCCCAAATCCGTTCCGTGGCACTGGGTTTGATCGGGCTCGGCGTGCAGGCAGGCGACCGGGTGTCCATTTTCTCGGCGACCCGCTACGAGTGGGCGATCCTGGATCTGGCCGTCCTTGCCATCGGTGGGGTCATCGTGCCGATCTATGAAACCTCCTCCGCCGAGCAGGTGCGGTGGGTGCTGCAGAACTCCGAGGCGGTGCTGGCCTTCGCAGAGACCGACGCGCACGCGGCCATCGTCACCCAACTCACCGGCGAACTACCCGCGCTGCGCCGGGTGCTGCACATCGACGGCTCGGGACCCAAGGCGATCGACGTGCTGGTGGAGGCCGGCGAATCGGTCGATCCGGGCGAACTCACCGCCCGCCAGGAGGCGTTGCGGTGCGATCACCCCGCGACGCTGATCTACACCTCGGGCACCACCGGACGCCCCAAGGGTTGCCAGCTCACCCATTCCAACCTGCTGCACGAGATCCGCGGCACCCGGGAATGCCTGCCGACGCTGCTCTGCGAGGGGCAGAAGTTGCTGGTGTTCTTGCCCCTGGCCCACGTTCTGGCCCGGGCACTGACCTTGTCGGCGTTCACCAGCAAAGTCACTGTCGGGTTCACCAGCGACATCAAGAACCTGCTGCCGATGTTCGCGGTATTCAAACCGACTGTGGTGGTGTCGGTTCCGCGTGTGTTCGAGAAGGTGTACAACACCGCAGAACAGAACGCCTTCAACGATGGCAAAGGCCCGATCTTCAAGGCTGCGGCGAAAGCCGCGGTCGACTGGAGTCGCGCCCTGGACGAGGGCAAACCGGGTCCGGTGCTGCGCGCCAAGCACGCCCTGTTCGACCGGCTCGTCTACCACAAGCTGCGCACGGCACTGGGCGGCGAATGCCGCGCCGCGGTGTCCGGCGGCGCGCCGCTCGGCGCCCGGTTAGGCCACTTCTACCGCGGTGTCGGACTGACCATCTACGAGGGCTACGGCCTGACCGAGACCAGCGCCGCGATCACCGTCAACCAGATCAACGGCCTCAAGATCGGGACGGTGGGAAAGCTGGTGCCCGGCAACAGCCTCAAGCTCGCCGAAGACAAAGAGGTGCTGGTACGCGGCGGCGTGGTGTTCGGCGGTTACTGGCACAACGAGCAGGCCACCGAAGAAGCGTTCAGCGACGGCTGGTTCCACACCGGCGATCTGGGCTCGGTCGACGAGGACGGCTTCGTCAGCATCGTGGGCCGCAAGAAGGAACTCATCGTCACCGCCGGCGGCAAGAACGTGGCACCGGCGGTACTCGAGGACCAGTTGCGGGCGCACGCGCTGATCAGCCAGGCGATGGTGGTTGGGGACAACAAACCGTTCATCGGCGCCTTGATCACCATCGACCCCGAGGCATTCGACAGTTGGAAGAGCCATCACCATAAAGCCGTCGGTGCCACGGTGGGTGAGTTGGCCACCGACCCCGATCTGGTCGCCGAGGTCGAGGCGGCCATCAAGCAAGCCAACCTGCAGGTGTCCCACGCCGAGGCAATCCGCAAGTTCCGGATTCTGCCCGTCGACTTCACCGAGGAGTCCGGTGAGCTGACACCCACCATGAAGGTGAAGCGCAACGTGGTGGCCGAGAAGTTCGCCTCCGAGATCGAGGCGATCTACCAGAAGGACTGA
- the TB16.3 gene encoding hypothetical protein, with protein sequence MADKTEQTIHIDADPAEVMKAIADLESYPEWINEYKEVEVLEADADGYAKKARMLMDATIFRDTLIMNYQWPADRKSLSWSLESSSLLKSLEGTYILAPKGSGTDVTYQLSVDLAVPMIGMLKRKAERRIIDGALKDLKKRVEG encoded by the coding sequence GTGGCGGACAAGACGGAGCAGACAATCCACATCGACGCGGATCCGGCTGAGGTGATGAAGGCGATCGCCGACCTCGAGTCCTACCCGGAATGGATCAACGAGTACAAAGAGGTCGAAGTTCTCGAGGCCGACGCCGACGGCTACGCCAAGAAGGCGCGCATGTTGATGGACGCGACCATTTTCCGCGACACCTTGATCATGAATTACCAGTGGCCGGCTGACCGCAAATCGCTGAGCTGGAGCCTGGAATCCAGTTCGCTGCTCAAGTCGCTGGAAGGCACATATATCTTGGCGCCCAAGGGTTCTGGCACCGATGTCACCTATCAGCTGTCGGTCGACCTGGCCGTCCCGATGATCGGGATGCTCAAGCGTAAGGCCGAGCGCAGGATCATCGACGGCGCGCTGAAGGATCTGAAGAAACGAGTCGAGGGCTGA
- a CDS encoding 1-acylglycerol-3-phosphate O-acyltransferase yields MILASNHLAVMDSFFLPLVVRRRITFLAKSEYFTGTGLKGWFNRWFYTAVGQVPIDRTDSEAAQAALETAKQVLAQGKLLGMYPEGTRSPDGRLYKGKTGLARLALQTGVPVIPVAMIGTNVVNPPGTSMLRFGRVTVRFGKPMDFSRFDGLAGNHFIERAVIDEVMYELMGLSEQEYVDIYAASVKDGSAADEDADGSESTSSDAARIPETQAG; encoded by the coding sequence GTGATCCTGGCCAGTAACCACCTGGCGGTGATGGACAGCTTCTTCCTGCCGCTGGTGGTGCGGCGTCGAATCACCTTCCTGGCCAAGTCCGAATATTTCACCGGCACCGGCCTCAAGGGCTGGTTCAACCGCTGGTTCTACACCGCCGTCGGGCAGGTGCCCATCGACCGCACCGACTCCGAGGCAGCGCAGGCCGCGCTGGAAACCGCCAAGCAGGTGCTGGCCCAGGGCAAGCTGCTCGGCATGTACCCCGAGGGCACCCGCTCACCCGACGGCCGGCTGTACAAGGGCAAGACCGGGCTGGCCCGGCTCGCCCTGCAGACCGGAGTTCCGGTTATCCCGGTCGCGATGATCGGTACCAACGTCGTCAACCCGCCCGGCACCTCGATGCTGCGGTTCGGCCGCGTCACCGTCCGGTTCGGCAAGCCGATGGACTTCTCCCGGTTCGACGGGCTGGCCGGCAACCACTTCATCGAGCGTGCCGTCATCGACGAGGTGATGTACGAGCTGATGGGCCTCTCCGAGCAGGAGTACGTCGACATCTACGCCGCCAGCGTCAAGGACGGCAGCGCCGCCGACGAGGACGCGGACGGTTCCGAGTCGACGTCGTCAGATGCCGCGCGAATCCCCGAGACGCAAGCCGGTTAG
- a CDS encoding hypothetical protein (frameshifted, insertion at around 2545189), whose amino-acid sequence MFLLYLLLRRDTRAACVALASFAAATLLGFALAWRDSWEYWTHTLRHTDRIGEAALNTDQNIAGALARLGLDEHARMPLWMLACVAVLALTVWAMRRVLRADEPTLAIVCVALFGLVVSPVSWSHHWVWMLPTVLVTGVLAWRRRNVALAVVTAAGMALMRWTPIDLLPKHHETSASWWRQLLGMSYVWWALAVIVVAGATVTARVGTARAAQRQPVPVPAA is encoded by the coding sequence GTGTTCCTGCTGTATTTGCTGCTGCGCCGGGACACCCGGGCCGCGTGCGTGGCGCTGGCCAGCTTCGCCGCCGCGACGCTGCTCGGGTTCGCGCTGGCCTGGCGCGACTCGTGGGAGTACTGGACGCACACGCTGCGCCACACCGACCGCATCGGCGAGGCGGCGCTGAACACCGATCAGAACATCGCCGGCGCGCTGGCCCGGCTCGGGCTCGACGAACACGCCCGCATGCCGTTGTGGATGCTGGCGTGCGTGGCCGTGCTGGCGCTGACCGTCTGGGCGATGCGCCGCGTGCTGCGGGCCGACGAGCCGACGCTGGCGATCGTATGCGTCGCCCTGTTCGGGCTGGTGGTGTCACCGGTCTCCTGGTCACATCACTGGGTCTGGATGCTGCCCACGGTGCTGGTGACCGGTGTGCTGGCCTGGCGTCGCCGCAATGTCGCGCTGGCCGTGGTCACCGCGGCGGGGATGGCGTTGATGAGGTGGACTCCGATCGACCTGCTGCCTAAACACCACGAGACCAGCGCCTCGTGGTGGCGGCAGCTGCTCGGCATGTCCTACGTGTGGTGGGCGCTGGCGGTGATCGTCGTCGCCGGCGCCACCGTCACCGCGCGAGTGGGCACCGCGCGTGCGGCGCAACGGCAACCCGTACCGGTCCCGGCCGCCTAA
- a CDS encoding integral membrane protein — MHRWLQHDIIDRGHLPLLCCLVAFILTFFVTRTFVRVIRHRADRGRPVRWWQPRNIYVGSVHIHHVAVGVVLVMLSGLTLVTLTINGQEPQVSLAAILFGIGAALVLDEYALILHLSDVYWEEDGRTSVDAVFAAVAVAGLLILGLHPLMFLLPIRYGGEWVVLRSTLAVALVFTLPLAVVVVLKGKVWTGLLGMFLVVLLVVGAVRLSRPHAPWARWRYTSRPNKMRRALQRERRLRRPVVRVKLLLQGAIAGTPHLPDEREVDAQLDLDVHPAPPPDGIEPTLVAEPAAGTPGARRAG; from the coding sequence GTGCATCGTTGGCTGCAGCACGACATCATCGACCGCGGCCACCTGCCGTTGCTGTGCTGCCTGGTCGCGTTCATCCTGACCTTCTTCGTCACCAGGACCTTCGTGCGGGTCATCCGCCACCGCGCCGACCGCGGCCGCCCGGTGCGCTGGTGGCAGCCGCGCAACATCTACGTCGGATCGGTGCACATCCACCACGTCGCCGTCGGGGTGGTGCTGGTGATGCTGTCCGGGCTGACCCTGGTGACCTTGACGATCAACGGTCAGGAACCGCAGGTCAGCTTGGCGGCCATCCTGTTCGGGATCGGCGCCGCGCTGGTGCTCGACGAGTACGCGCTGATCCTGCACCTGTCCGACGTGTACTGGGAGGAGGACGGGCGCACCTCGGTGGACGCGGTGTTCGCCGCGGTGGCGGTGGCCGGACTGCTGATCCTGGGCCTGCACCCGTTGATGTTCCTGCTGCCGATCCGCTACGGCGGCGAGTGGGTGGTGCTGCGCAGCACGCTGGCCGTGGCGTTGGTGTTCACCCTGCCGCTGGCGGTGGTGGTGGTGCTCAAGGGCAAGGTGTGGACGGGGCTGCTCGGTATGTTCCTGGTGGTGCTGCTGGTGGTCGGGGCGGTCCGGTTGTCGCGGCCGCACGCGCCGTGGGCCCGCTGGCGCTACACCAGCCGACCCAACAAGATGCGTCGCGCGCTGCAGCGCGAACGCCGGCTGCGCCGGCCGGTGGTGCGGGTCAAACTGCTGCTGCAGGGCGCCATTGCGGGCACGCCGCACCTGCCCGACGAGCGGGAGGTCGACGCCCAGCTCGACCTGGATGTGCATCCCGCCCCACCGCCCGACGGCATCGAGCCCACCCTGGTCGCCGAGCCCGCCGCAGGCACGCCCGGGGCGCGCCGCGCCGGCTGA
- a CDS encoding hypothetical protein (frameshifted, insertion at around 2547090), producing the protein MRYFYDTEFIEDGRTIELISIGVVAEDGREYYAVSTEFDPERAGSWVRANVLPKLPPPASALWRSRNRIRADLEEFFRVGGSDPIELWAWIAAYDHVALCQLWGAMPALPRAIPRFTR; encoded by the coding sequence GTGCGGTATTTCTATGACACCGAGTTCATCGAGGACGGCCGCACCATCGAGTTGATCTCGATCGGCGTCGTCGCCGAAGACGGCCGCGAATACTACGCAGTCTCCACCGAATTCGATCCCGAACGGGCCGGCAGCTGGGTGCGGGCCAACGTGTTGCCCAAGCTGCCGCCGCCGGCCTCGGCGCTGTGGCGCTCCCGCAACCGGATCCGCGCCGACCTGGAAGAGTTCTTCCGGGTCGGCGGCTCGGACCCCATCGAGCTGTGGGCCTGGATCGCGGCTTACGACCACGTGGCGCTGTGTCAGCTGTGGGGGGCGATGCCCGCGCTGCCCCGGGCCATCCCGCGATTCACACGGTAG
- a CDS encoding hypothetical protein (frameshifted, insertion at around 2547967, deletion at around 2547763) produces the protein MNWTVDIPIDQLPPLPPLPADLRAQLDTALAKPAAQQPSWDADQAAAMRTVLESVPPVTVASEIVRLQEQLAQVARGEAFLLQGGDCAETFTDNTEPHIRGNIRTLLQMAVVLTYGASMPVVKVARIAGQYAKPRSADIDALGLKSYRGDMINGFAPDAAARAHTTRRGWCGPTPTPAPR, from the coding sequence ATGAACTGGACCGTCGATATTCCGATCGACCAGCTGCCGCCGCTGCCGCCGCTGCCCGCTGACCTGCGCGCACAGCTGGACACCGCGCTGGCCAAGCCGGCCGCCCAGCAACCCAGCTGGGACGCCGACCAGGCGGCGGCGATGCGCACGGTGCTCGAAAGCGTTCCGCCGGTGACGGTGGCCTCCGAGATCGTCCGGCTGCAGGAACAGCTGGCGCAGGTTGCCCGCGGCGAGGCCTTCCTGCTGCAGGGCGGCGACTGCGCCGAGACGTTCACCGACAACACCGAACCGCACATTCGGGGCAACATCCGCACCCTGTTGCAGATGGCGGTGGTGCTGACCTACGGCGCCAGCATGCCGGTGGTCAAGGTGGCCCGCATCGCGGGCCAGTACGCCAAGCCGCGGTCGGCCGACATCGACGCGCTCGGGCTGAAGTCCTACCGCGGCGACATGATCAACGGGTTCGCCCCGGATGCCGCGGCGCGCGCGCACACGACCCGTCGCGGCTGGTGCGGGCCTACGCCAACGCCAGCGCCGCGATGA
- a CDS encoding hypothetical protein (frameshifted, insertion at around 2547970, deletion at around 2547763) gives MRAYANASAAMNLVRALTSSGFSSLHLAHDWNREFVRTSPAGARYEALAAEIDRALHFMSACGGGRP, from the coding sequence GTGCGGGCCTACGCCAACGCCAGCGCCGCGATGAACCTGGTGCGGGCGCTGACGTCGTCGGGCTTCTCCTCCCTGCACCTGGCGCACGACTGGAACCGAGAGTTCGTCCGCACCTCCCCGGCCGGCGCCCGCTACGAGGCGCTGGCCGCCGAGATCGACCGGGCGCTGCACTTCATGAGCGCCTGCGGGGGTGGCCGACCGTAA
- a CDS encoding hypothetical protein (frameshifted, insertion at around 2547970, deletion at around 2547763), with protein MADRNLQTAEIYASHEALVLDYERSMLRLSDVEDGEPQLYDLSAHTVWIGERTRQLDGAHVAFAEVIANPIGVKIGPTMTPELAVEYVERLDPHNKPGRLTLVSRLGNNKVRDVLPPIIEKVQAAGHQVIWQCDPMHGNTHESSTGYKTRHFDRIVDEVQGFFEVHRALGTHPGGIHVEITGENVTECLGGAQDISDTDLAGRYETACDPRLNTQQSLELAFLVAEMLRD; from the coding sequence GTGGCCGACCGTAACCTGCAGACGGCCGAGATCTACGCCAGCCACGAGGCGCTGGTGCTGGACTACGAGCGGTCCATGCTGCGGTTGTCCGATGTGGAAGACGGCGAGCCGCAGCTGTACGACCTGTCGGCGCACACCGTGTGGATCGGCGAGCGGACTCGTCAGCTCGACGGCGCGCACGTCGCGTTCGCCGAGGTGATCGCCAACCCGATCGGCGTCAAGATCGGCCCGACGATGACGCCGGAGCTGGCCGTCGAATACGTCGAGCGGCTCGACCCGCACAACAAGCCGGGCCGGCTGACCCTGGTGAGCCGGCTGGGCAACAACAAGGTGCGCGACGTGTTGCCGCCGATCATCGAGAAAGTGCAGGCCGCGGGTCACCAGGTGATCTGGCAGTGCGACCCGATGCACGGCAACACCCACGAGTCCTCGACCGGGTACAAGACGCGGCACTTCGACCGGATCGTCGACGAGGTGCAGGGCTTCTTCGAGGTGCACCGGGCGCTGGGCACCCACCCGGGCGGCATCCACGTCGAGATCACCGGCGAGAACGTCACCGAATGTCTCGGCGGGGCGCAGGACATCTCGGACACCGACCTGGCGGGCCGCTACGAGACGGCCTGCGACCCGCGGCTGAACACCCAGCAGTCGCTGGAGCTGGCCTTCCTGGTCGCGGAGATGCTGCGCGACTGA